In a single window of the Desulfofundulus luciae genome:
- a CDS encoding DUF6922 domain-containing protein, with protein sequence MPGFLKQFFWDVAFADLDARADYYFIIERLLELGNDRAIRWVLEQYTDAELLEVIKTSPRLSVKTGSFWRCYYHLQEDELRCLRPPSHRVDKGHWNY encoded by the coding sequence TTGCCCGGGTTTTTAAAACAGTTTTTTTGGGACGTTGCCTTTGCCGACCTGGATGCCCGGGCCGATTATTATTTTATCATCGAGCGATTGCTGGAGTTGGGCAATGACCGGGCCATTCGCTGGGTGCTGGAACAGTATACTGATGCCGAGTTGCTGGAAGTGATCAAAACCAGCCCCCGGCTTTCTGTCAAAACGGGTAGTTTCTGGCGCTGTTATTACCATTTGCAGGAGGATGAGCTTAGATGTTTGCGTCCGCCCTCCCACAGAGTGGACAAAGGGCACTGGAATTATTAA
- the pth gene encoding aminoacyl-tRNA hydrolase: MWLVVGLGNPGPEYAGTRHNVGFMVVDRLARDLGITVDRVFLRALVGQGQVAGQSLVLAKPLTYMNRSGEAVAALLNWYRLTPAHLLVVSDDLDLPTGRLRLRKSGGHGGHKGLRSIIELAGSREFPRLRVGIGRPAGPGHEVVDWVLGRFTEEESPLIEKAVADASKAVQVALTRGLDAAMNLFNAGRV; encoded by the coding sequence ATGTGGCTTGTAGTGGGATTGGGCAACCCCGGCCCGGAGTATGCCGGGACCCGCCATAACGTGGGCTTTATGGTTGTGGATAGACTGGCCCGGGACCTGGGTATAACAGTTGACCGGGTGTTTTTGCGTGCCCTGGTCGGCCAGGGGCAGGTGGCCGGCCAGAGCCTGGTTTTGGCCAAGCCTTTAACCTACATGAACAGAAGCGGTGAAGCGGTGGCCGCCTTGTTGAACTGGTACAGGCTTACACCAGCCCACCTGCTGGTTGTTTCCGACGACCTGGATTTGCCCACCGGTCGCCTGCGCCTGCGCAAGTCCGGGGGGCACGGGGGGCATAAGGGTTTGCGGTCCATCATTGAGCTGGCGGGCAGCCGGGAATTTCCCCGTTTGCGTGTGGGCATAGGCCGTCCTGCCGGGCCGGGTCATGAGGTGGTGGATTGGGTTTTGGGACGGTTCACGGAGGAAGAAAGCCCGCTCATTGAAAAGGCGGTGGCCGATGCTTCCAAAGCCGTTCAGGTAGCCCTTACCAGGGGCCTGGATGCGGCCATGAATCTCTTTAATGCCGGCCGGGTATAG
- the mfd gene encoding transcription-repair coupling factor — MRALLEPLQKSSEFKTLLAAVSRQTGQQLVFGLSGAQRSLVAAGLIDAVGGPVLIITPGDSEASVLADDFASLLPGIPVYLFPVWQLLPYQVLAHGKEVLAQRLKALVTLSRDEPCVVVAPLEALLRRLSPPEVFRRAIIDLAVGQRVDLEELVRRLVDVGYERVEMVEGPGQLALRGGILDVYPLTFEHPVRLEFFDDEVDSIRFFDAGSQRSIDRTGAVSLPPARELVVTEESRARALDVLETEYRLQLKKVTESSTLEVRRRLEELGENAKEQIASGGYYPGLDQFLPYFYRHPYTLLDYMPFASLTVVDDLIRIREVAESIFKERSETYSELLSAGRVLPGQIHGYVQWQQIEQQLHRRKTVYFSLLTRQPQHLIVHDVVTFSTRGMHSFLGRLDVLADEVRHWRKSGYAVVMLLSTEERARHLAEELRNAGLDAYVTGSLDRPVTPGNIALAAGRLSGGFELVSGRLVVITEADIYGQRWKRTQRVRARTAGRPEPLTDLKAGDYVVHVNHGIGRYMGIVSLNIGGVQKDYLLIKYAGEDKLYVPTDQVGLIQKYLGAEAEAPRLSRLGGGEWSRVKGRVKEAVREMAQELLALYAARQALPGHAFSPDTPWQQEFEAAFPYQETPDQLRAIQEVKADMERPRPMDRLLCGDVGYGKTEVALRAAFKAVMDGKQVAVLVPTTILAQQHYNTFRERFAGFPVTIEVLSRFRTPKEQRRVLAGLASGQVDIVIGTHRLVQDDVLFKDLGLLVVDEEQRFGVAHKEKLKRLKQDVDVLTLTATPIPRTLHMSLVGVRDTSLLETPPENRFPVQTYVLEEDPVLIREAIRREMGRGGQVYFVHNRVMDLDQVAAWLQGLVPEARIAVAHGQMKEEELEQIMLDFMDGAYDVLVCTTIIESGLDIPNVNTLIVKDANNFGLAQLYQLRGRVGRSNRLAYAYFTFRRDRVLNELAEKRLAAIRDFTEFGSGYKIAMRDLEIRGAGNLLGAEQHGHIAAVGFDLYCRLLEEAVREARGEAPEKVVETSIELPVEAYIPDTYVRDGNQKVDLYRRLAVVRREEQVVELEDELVDRFGDPPQPVCTLLTVARLRALASSLGIKSITAQPGSFRLQFAPEHNLRGEALVEIGKQYANRIKFSSSNEEFEIRLRTRNTPDDPLNYLGGLENFLRDLHEANKVHAA, encoded by the coding sequence ATGCGTGCGTTGCTGGAACCATTGCAAAAAAGTTCAGAATTTAAAACCCTGCTTGCCGCCGTGTCCCGGCAAACCGGCCAGCAGTTGGTTTTCGGTCTTTCCGGAGCCCAGCGCAGCCTGGTTGCCGCGGGCCTCATTGACGCCGTGGGCGGCCCGGTTTTAATCATCACGCCGGGAGATAGTGAGGCTTCCGTGCTGGCCGATGATTTTGCCTCCCTTTTGCCAGGCATTCCCGTGTACCTGTTTCCCGTATGGCAGTTGCTGCCCTACCAGGTCCTGGCCCACGGTAAAGAGGTGCTTGCCCAGCGGCTGAAGGCGCTGGTGACCCTTTCCCGGGACGAACCCTGTGTGGTGGTGGCACCGCTGGAGGCCCTCCTGCGCCGCCTTTCCCCGCCGGAGGTTTTTCGCCGCGCCATCATCGACCTTGCCGTGGGTCAAAGGGTGGATCTGGAGGAACTGGTCCGGCGGTTGGTGGACGTTGGTTACGAGCGGGTGGAAATGGTGGAGGGCCCGGGTCAACTGGCCTTAAGGGGCGGTATTCTCGATGTTTACCCCCTGACCTTTGAGCACCCCGTGCGGCTGGAATTCTTTGACGACGAAGTGGATTCCATCCGTTTTTTTGATGCCGGCTCCCAGCGTTCCATTGACCGGACCGGTGCTGTTTCCCTTCCTCCCGCCCGGGAACTGGTGGTTACGGAGGAGAGCCGTGCCCGGGCCCTGGATGTCCTGGAAACGGAGTATCGCCTGCAGCTAAAGAAGGTTACCGAAAGTTCCACCCTGGAAGTTCGCCGCCGGTTGGAGGAACTGGGGGAAAACGCAAAGGAGCAGATTGCTTCCGGTGGTTACTACCCGGGATTGGATCAATTTCTACCCTATTTTTACCGCCACCCTTATACGCTACTTGATTATATGCCCTTTGCCAGCTTGACGGTGGTTGACGACCTCATCCGCATCCGGGAGGTGGCGGAAAGCATCTTCAAAGAGCGGTCGGAAACCTATAGCGAGCTGTTGTCCGCCGGCCGCGTTTTGCCCGGACAGATCCATGGCTATGTACAATGGCAGCAAATCGAGCAGCAATTGCACAGGCGCAAAACGGTTTATTTTTCCCTTTTAACTCGCCAGCCCCAGCATCTGATTGTCCACGATGTGGTTACTTTTTCCACCCGGGGTATGCATTCTTTTCTGGGGCGCCTGGATGTGCTGGCCGATGAAGTACGCCACTGGCGCAAATCCGGCTATGCCGTGGTCATGCTGCTCTCCACCGAGGAGCGCGCCCGGCACCTGGCGGAAGAGCTGCGCAATGCCGGGCTGGACGCCTACGTGACCGGTTCCCTGGACCGGCCCGTTACGCCCGGCAACATTGCCCTTGCCGCCGGTCGCCTTTCCGGAGGATTTGAGCTGGTTTCCGGCCGGCTGGTGGTTATCACCGAGGCGGACATCTACGGCCAGCGGTGGAAAAGGACCCAGCGGGTACGTGCCCGGACCGCCGGCCGCCCGGAACCCCTTACGGATTTAAAAGCAGGCGATTACGTGGTGCATGTAAACCACGGCATCGGCCGTTACATGGGCATCGTTTCCCTGAATATCGGGGGCGTGCAGAAGGATTATTTACTGATCAAGTATGCCGGGGAAGACAAACTGTATGTGCCTACCGACCAGGTAGGGTTGATCCAGAAATATCTGGGGGCCGAAGCGGAAGCTCCCCGGTTGTCCCGGCTGGGGGGAGGGGAATGGTCCCGGGTGAAGGGGCGGGTAAAAGAAGCGGTGCGGGAGATGGCCCAGGAGCTGCTGGCCCTCTACGCCGCCCGCCAGGCCCTGCCCGGCCATGCCTTCAGCCCCGATACACCGTGGCAGCAGGAGTTTGAAGCGGCCTTTCCCTACCAGGAAACCCCGGACCAGCTCCGGGCCATCCAGGAAGTCAAGGCGGATATGGAACGTCCCCGCCCCATGGACCGCCTGCTCTGCGGGGACGTGGGCTACGGCAAAACCGAGGTGGCCCTGCGGGCCGCCTTCAAGGCCGTCATGGACGGCAAGCAGGTGGCCGTGCTGGTGCCCACCACCATCCTGGCCCAGCAGCACTACAACACCTTCCGGGAGCGTTTTGCCGGCTTTCCGGTGACCATCGAGGTCTTAAGCCGCTTCCGCACCCCGAAGGAGCAGCGCCGGGTGCTGGCGGGCCTGGCCTCGGGCCAGGTGGACATTGTCATCGGCACTCACCGCCTGGTGCAGGACGATGTGTTGTTCAAGGACCTGGGTCTTCTGGTGGTGGATGAGGAACAGCGCTTCGGGGTGGCCCATAAGGAAAAGCTCAAGCGGCTGAAGCAGGATGTGGATGTGCTCACCCTGACCGCCACCCCCATCCCCCGCACCCTGCACATGTCGCTGGTGGGGGTGCGGGACACGAGCCTCCTGGAAACCCCTCCGGAAAACCGCTTCCCGGTGCAGACCTACGTTCTGGAAGAGGATCCGGTGCTTATCCGGGAAGCCATCCGGCGCGAGATGGGCCGGGGTGGCCAGGTATATTTCGTGCATAACCGCGTGATGGATCTGGACCAGGTGGCCGCCTGGCTGCAGGGCCTGGTGCCGGAAGCCCGCATTGCGGTGGCCCACGGGCAGATGAAGGAAGAGGAACTGGAACAAATCATGCTCGATTTCATGGACGGTGCTTATGACGTGCTGGTCTGCACCACCATCATTGAAAGCGGCCTGGACATTCCGAATGTCAACACATTGATTGTTAAAGATGCTAATAATTTCGGCCTGGCCCAGCTCTACCAGCTGCGGGGCAGGGTGGGCCGCTCCAACCGCCTGGCCTATGCCTATTTTACCTTCCGTCGTGACCGGGTGCTGAACGAACTGGCGGAAAAAAGGCTGGCAGCCATCCGCGACTTTACCGAGTTTGGTTCCGGGTACAAGATTGCCATGCGGGACCTGGAAATACGGGGCGCGGGCAATTTGCTGGGCGCCGAGCAGCACGGCCACATTGCCGCGGTGGGCTTCGACCTCTACTGCCGTTTGCTGGAGGAGGCGGTGCGGGAGGCCAGGGGAGAGGCGCCGGAAAAAGTGGTGGAAACCTCCATCGAACTGCCCGTGGAAGCTTATATCCCCGATACCTATGTCCGGGATGGCAACCAGAAGGTGGATCTGTACCGCCGCCTGGCCGTGGTGCGCCGGGAAGAGCAGGTCGTGGAGCTGGAGGATGAACTGGTGGACCGCTTCGGGGATCCCCCGCAGCCGGTATGCACCTTGCTTACCGTGGCCCGCTTGAGGGCCCTGGCCAGCTCCCTGGGGATTAAATCCATTACGGCCCAGCCGGGGAGTTTCCGCCTGCAGTTTGCGCCTGAGCACAACCTCCGGGGCGAGGCCCTGGTGGAGATAGGCAAGCAGTACGCCAACCGGATAAAGTTCAGCAGCAGTAACGAAGAATTTGAAATCCGCCTCCGGACCCGGAATACCCCGGACGATCCCCTGAATTACCTGGGCGGGCTGGAGAATTTCCTGCGGGATCTCCATGAGGCAAACAAAGTGCACGCGGCTTAG
- a CDS encoding NAD(P)-dependent malic enzyme, producing the protein MTLNEEAVEMHRKFHGKIEVGRKVSIDNEHDLSLAYTPGVAEPCRQIHAQKDLVYEYTAKGNLVAIVSDGTAVLGLGDIGPEAALPVMEGKALLFKQLAGVDAFPICVGSKDIDKIVETVKMLEPTFGGINLEDIAAPACFEIERRLKEEVSIPVFHDDQHGTAVVTAAGLFNALKVVGKEMSEVRVVINGCGAAGIAVANLLHYLGVRDIVLCDSKGVIYRGRTGLNKYKEEVACRTNPRGIKGRLADALSGADVFIGLSRPGLVTQDMVRSMAPGAIVFALANPVPEIMPDEALEAGAAVVATGRSDFPNQINNVLAFPGIFRGALDVRATDINDAMKVAAARAIAGLVAPGELGPGYIIPRPFDPRVAPAVAAAVAKAAMQTGVARLKVDPEQVARHTRELTARHGAGLTELRAS; encoded by the coding sequence ATGACACTGAATGAAGAAGCAGTTGAAATGCACCGGAAATTCCACGGGAAAATAGAAGTAGGCAGAAAAGTGTCCATCGATAACGAACACGATCTCTCATTGGCCTATACCCCGGGGGTGGCTGAACCGTGCCGCCAAATTCACGCCCAAAAGGATCTGGTTTACGAATATACCGCCAAAGGTAACCTGGTGGCCATCGTCTCCGACGGTACTGCCGTACTGGGGTTGGGAGACATCGGCCCGGAAGCGGCACTGCCGGTAATGGAAGGTAAAGCCCTGCTCTTCAAGCAGCTTGCGGGTGTTGATGCTTTTCCCATTTGCGTGGGCAGCAAAGATATCGATAAAATTGTCGAGACGGTTAAAATGCTGGAACCGACCTTTGGCGGCATTAACCTGGAAGACATTGCGGCACCGGCCTGTTTTGAAATTGAGCGCCGGCTGAAGGAGGAAGTAAGCATCCCCGTTTTCCATGATGATCAGCACGGCACTGCGGTGGTCACGGCGGCCGGGTTATTTAATGCCTTAAAAGTGGTGGGCAAAGAGATGAGCGAAGTACGGGTGGTTATAAACGGGTGTGGCGCAGCGGGTATAGCCGTGGCCAACTTGCTGCACTACCTGGGCGTACGGGATATCGTGCTTTGCGACAGCAAAGGTGTGATCTACCGCGGGCGTACTGGACTCAATAAGTACAAGGAAGAAGTGGCCTGCCGCACCAACCCGCGGGGAATTAAGGGCCGGCTGGCTGATGCCTTAAGCGGCGCAGACGTCTTCATCGGTCTGTCAAGACCCGGTCTGGTGACACAGGACATGGTACGCAGCATGGCTCCCGGTGCTATCGTCTTCGCCCTCGCCAATCCCGTACCGGAAATTATGCCCGATGAAGCCCTGGAGGCCGGAGCGGCAGTGGTAGCTACCGGGCGTTCCGATTTCCCCAACCAGATCAATAATGTGCTGGCCTTTCCGGGCATCTTCCGCGGTGCCCTGGACGTGCGGGCAACCGACATTAACGATGCCATGAAGGTGGCTGCCGCCCGGGCCATTGCCGGCCTGGTAGCTCCGGGGGAACTGGGGCCCGGTTACATTATTCCCAGGCCCTTTGATCCCCGGGTGGCGCCGGCGGTGGCCGCAGCCGTGGCAAAAGCGGCCATGCAAACAGGAGTGGCCCGGTTGAAAGTAGACCCTGAACAGGTGGCCCGGCATACCCGTGAACTAACTGCCCGTCATGGCGCTGGCCTTACCGAACTGAGGGCCAGTTAA